Proteins encoded within one genomic window of Phototrophicus methaneseepsis:
- a CDS encoding APC family permease, with translation MKQFSLGRTLFGKPLETKDLPHQAINRPIGLAVFASDALSSTAYATQEMLIILSLAGGGAALFGISIPLAIAIAVLLTIVTVSYRQTIYAYPNGGGAYIVARDNLGELPAQVAGAALLTDYILTVAVSISAGVEQITSGFQWLLPFRVEIAVAIIILMTIVNLRGVKESGRIFAIPTYFFLGMMLLTLGVGFFRYFAGNLGMVTGVEPIHHADLEPLTLFLILRAFSSGCTALTGIEAISNGITAFKEPRSHNAATTLMWMSGILITLFLGITVLGHQVGVQPSEVETVISQMGRTIFGDGSLLWYLLLAGTALILLMAANTSYADFPRLAALHAGDGFLPRQLTYRGGRLVFSWGIMVLAGTAIALVIVAGASTTALIPLYAVGVFLSFTISQTGMVVRLNKIGKMKPGETVQGLETIIEYDPHWRYKQIISAVGALCTFVVMVIFAITKFASGAWFVVLLIPVLVFIFFRIHYHYKDVARLLSLEGARPELQKRPVRTLILVDDVHAETARLVNFAKSLDHPWQAVHIGIHPEKTESVQQKWKNRIGEGELVIIPSPYRLLAEPIREYITQLQNEEPGCFVHVILGQLVMDTFWEQALHQNSAFIFNLALGHMEHVVVTSVPYQIRRQQEDDAEEALAEEEPSDVYQDEPVSDPVL, from the coding sequence ATGAAGCAGTTCAGCCTTGGCAGGACGTTATTCGGCAAACCTTTGGAGACCAAAGACCTGCCTCATCAAGCTATCAACCGCCCCATTGGGCTTGCTGTTTTCGCATCCGATGCGCTTTCCTCAACAGCATATGCAACCCAGGAAATGTTGATTATTTTATCGCTGGCTGGTGGTGGGGCCGCCTTATTCGGCATTTCCATCCCCCTGGCGATTGCGATTGCCGTCTTGCTGACCATCGTCACGGTATCTTATCGTCAGACGATCTATGCTTACCCGAATGGGGGTGGTGCTTACATCGTCGCGCGCGATAACCTGGGCGAGCTCCCGGCGCAGGTCGCTGGTGCCGCCCTCCTCACGGACTACATTTTGACGGTCGCCGTGAGTATCTCAGCAGGGGTGGAGCAAATCACCTCTGGCTTTCAGTGGTTACTGCCCTTCAGGGTAGAAATTGCCGTCGCTATCATCATCCTGATGACCATTGTCAACCTGCGGGGCGTCAAGGAAAGTGGCCGCATCTTCGCCATACCGACATACTTCTTCCTCGGCATGATGCTCCTGACGCTGGGCGTCGGCTTCTTCCGTTACTTTGCGGGGAACCTCGGCATGGTCACAGGCGTAGAGCCAATCCATCACGCCGACCTGGAACCCCTGACGCTGTTCCTCATCTTGAGGGCATTTTCCAGCGGTTGTACAGCACTCACAGGTATTGAAGCCATCTCAAATGGCATCACAGCCTTTAAAGAACCGCGCAGCCACAATGCCGCCACAACCCTCATGTGGATGAGCGGCATCCTGATTACGCTCTTCCTGGGGATTACCGTCCTCGGCCATCAGGTCGGCGTGCAACCGAGCGAAGTTGAAACCGTGATCTCTCAAATGGGCCGGACAATCTTCGGCGATGGCAGCCTGTTATGGTATTTGCTGCTGGCGGGTACGGCGCTCATCCTGTTGATGGCCGCCAACACCAGTTACGCGGATTTCCCACGGCTGGCCGCCCTGCATGCTGGTGATGGCTTCCTGCCGCGCCAATTGACCTATCGTGGTGGGCGTCTGGTCTTTTCCTGGGGCATAATGGTCCTGGCAGGTACGGCCATTGCTCTGGTCATCGTCGCCGGGGCCAGTACGACAGCGCTCATCCCATTGTATGCCGTCGGCGTATTCCTGAGCTTTACTATCTCCCAGACGGGTATGGTCGTCCGCCTGAATAAAATCGGCAAGATGAAGCCCGGTGAGACGGTTCAAGGCCTGGAAACCATCATCGAGTATGACCCGCACTGGCGCTATAAGCAGATCATCAGCGCGGTAGGTGCGCTGTGTACCTTCGTCGTGATGGTTATCTTCGCCATTACCAAATTCGCCAGTGGCGCATGGTTCGTCGTCCTGTTGATCCCGGTATTGGTCTTTATCTTCTTCCGCATTCACTATCACTATAAAGACGTGGCCCGCCTCTTAAGCCTGGAAGGTGCCCGCCCGGAATTGCAAAAACGCCCGGTGCGCACGCTCATCCTGGTTGATGATGTCCACGCGGAAACGGCTCGCCTTGTCAACTTTGCCAAATCGCTCGATCACCCCTGGCAAGCGGTACACATAGGCATCCATCCAGAAAAGACGGAGAGCGTCCAGCAAAAGTGGAAGAATCGCATCGGCGAAGGCGAGTTGGTCATCATTCCGTCACCATATCGCCTGTTAGCAGAGCCTATCCGGGAGTACATTACGCAGCTTCAAAACGAAGAACCCGGCTGCTTCGTCCATGTCATCCTGGGCCAGTTGGTGATGGATACCTTCTGGGAGCAAGCACTGCACCAGAACAGCGCCTTCATCTTCAACCTAGCTTTAGGGCACATGGAACATGTCGTTGTCACCAGCGTACCGTATCAAATTCGCCGTCAGCAAGAGGATGATGCGGAAGAAGCCCTGGCAGAGGAAGAACCCTCTGATGTGTATCAAGATGAGCCTGTAAGCGATCCCGTTCTATAG
- a CDS encoding response regulator produces the protein MVYEELNQIANATDAYKARALVIDTEQGIRRQLKIVLRSQGFDVVEAQTAQGGLDQIAAARPDVILADLDLPDAGDVHFIHAIHDVAHVPVLILSSEDNAIQKINALDAGAEDYILKPFSTGELLARVRVALRRTRMVNYVDVFRCGELEVDFIHRIVRIQGHIINLTLTEYDLLRYLIANADQPVTHQSLWGEIRGSSEPLDIHTVRVHMSNLRHKLEQGPATTNPIVTEVGIGYRFQTETQQETISSQT, from the coding sequence ATGGTCTACGAAGAACTGAATCAGATAGCGAATGCAACGGATGCCTATAAAGCACGCGCTCTGGTCATTGATACCGAACAGGGCATCCGGCGGCAGTTGAAGATCGTGCTGAGGTCACAGGGATTCGATGTGGTCGAAGCACAAACGGCACAGGGCGGCCTGGATCAGATCGCAGCCGCACGCCCAGACGTCATCCTGGCCGATCTCGATCTACCGGATGCGGGCGATGTGCACTTTATCCATGCCATACATGATGTCGCCCATGTGCCCGTGTTGATCCTTTCGTCTGAGGATAACGCAATCCAGAAAATTAACGCCCTGGATGCGGGTGCAGAGGATTACATCCTCAAGCCGTTTAGCACAGGCGAATTACTGGCGCGGGTGCGCGTCGCACTGCGCCGCACGCGCATGGTGAACTATGTAGATGTCTTCCGTTGTGGTGAGTTGGAAGTCGATTTTATCCATCGTATCGTGCGCATTCAGGGCCACATCATCAACCTGACGCTGACTGAATACGACCTGCTACGGTACCTGATTGCCAATGCAGATCAACCCGTCACACATCAATCGCTCTGGGGAGAAATCCGCGGCTCGTCCGAGCCGTTAGACATTCATACCGTTCGCGTTCATATGAGCAATCTACGGCATAAGCTGGAGCAAGGCCCAGCAACTACAAACCCGATTGTGACCGAAGTGGGGATCGGTTACAGGTTTCAGACTGAAACACAGCAGGAAACCATTTCCTCACAAACCTAA
- a CDS encoding sensor histidine kinase, producing MNKTWRLNKYVGALVGFVMLTLLAWSLRETLTLANFTMLYILYVLIVAIRLGTYSATTAAFSSFLTINFFLTRPYYTFLVADTRDVIDLLVFIGVATLSGQLGARARLQAEVASQRAREQTILYKLTGLMNQTNAIEEVHQALNRVLLEDLNARFVSILPEAVEKEPPTQQSAATVPTGEMTYYLLLQAANRIFGTVCVIFPYALSDQQSQLVNTCVTQAAMAVHRIELAEQARISHQYEEADRLKTAILHAVSHDLRTPITIIKTSASNLQTLGHKMAAQERTDIAQGIEQEADHLNNLVGNLLDFSRLQAGALSLNLELNSLEEVAGDVAARVWQLTGQERVEIAFPEDMPLVPLDYGLFLQAMHNLIDNSLRYEPEDSCIRLEGSVGTDEVLVRIINHGASISEDDRLRMMEPFYHSPGGGHVGLGLPIAKGIIEAHHGHLDVEDTPGGGATFVVGLPMKLENVTRHEVENTRC from the coding sequence ATGAATAAGACATGGCGATTGAATAAGTACGTGGGCGCTCTGGTTGGCTTTGTGATGCTGACCCTGCTGGCCTGGAGTTTGCGCGAGACGCTGACGCTTGCGAACTTTACAATGCTGTACATCCTGTATGTGTTGATTGTCGCTATTCGCCTGGGAACGTACTCCGCCACGACTGCCGCTTTTAGCAGCTTCCTGACGATTAACTTCTTCCTGACGCGGCCTTACTACACATTCCTGGTGGCAGATACGCGTGATGTGATTGATCTGCTAGTTTTCATCGGCGTGGCGACGCTCTCCGGACAATTGGGCGCGCGGGCGCGTTTACAGGCTGAAGTCGCCAGCCAGCGGGCCAGGGAACAGACCATTCTTTATAAGCTAACGGGCCTTATGAACCAGACCAATGCCATTGAAGAAGTGCATCAGGCGCTGAATCGTGTGCTGCTGGAAGACCTCAATGCCAGGTTTGTCTCTATATTGCCAGAGGCCGTTGAAAAAGAGCCGCCAACGCAACAGTCAGCCGCTACAGTGCCAACGGGCGAGATGACGTATTATTTGCTGTTGCAGGCGGCAAACCGGATTTTTGGGACTGTTTGCGTCATATTCCCTTATGCCCTGAGTGACCAGCAGTCACAGTTGGTCAACACCTGTGTGACGCAGGCCGCGATGGCTGTTCATCGTATTGAACTGGCAGAACAAGCCCGCATCAGTCACCAGTATGAAGAAGCAGACCGCCTGAAAACGGCCATTTTGCACGCTGTTTCGCACGATCTGCGTACGCCGATCACGATTATCAAGACATCGGCCAGTAATTTACAGACATTAGGGCATAAAATGGCTGCTCAGGAACGGACGGACATTGCCCAAGGGATTGAGCAGGAAGCGGACCATCTCAATAACCTTGTGGGTAACCTCTTAGATTTTTCTCGTTTGCAGGCTGGCGCTCTCTCGCTCAATCTGGAGCTGAACTCGCTTGAAGAAGTCGCGGGCGATGTGGCGGCACGTGTCTGGCAGTTGACCGGACAGGAACGCGTCGAAATTGCTTTTCCAGAGGATATGCCGCTGGTACCCCTGGATTATGGCCTGTTTTTACAGGCGATGCATAACCTCATTGATAATTCCCTGCGGTATGAGCCGGAAGATTCCTGTATCCGCCTGGAAGGAAGCGTCGGAACTGATGAGGTGCTGGTACGGATCATCAATCATGGCGCGTCAATTTCAGAAGATGATCGTTTGCGTATGATGGAGCCTTTTTATCACAGTCCTGGTGGCGGGCATGTGGGGCTGGGGCTGCCCATTGCCAAAGGCATTATAGAAGCTCATCATGGGCATCTGGATGTCGAAGATACGCCCGGCGGTGGCGCGACGTTTGTCGTCGGCTTACCGATGAAATTGGAGAATGTAACACGCCATGAAGTTGAGAATACTCGTTGTTGA
- a CDS encoding response regulator transcription factor, which yields MKLRILVVDDEPQIRKQLKIGLSGYGYDVLIASNGEEALITAAQQQPDMIILDISLGSEPDGIEVCRQLREWSKVPIIMLSVHNEDKLKVKALHIGADDYLTKPFSMEELEARIQAILRRMATAPGTNPQAEIRVGDLYMNLAQRIVTIQGEDVHLTPTEYNLLRLLATNPGKVLTHRAILQKVWGPEYAEMSHYVRVFINQLRRKLKENPARNVRYILNEPGVGYRFVDIE from the coding sequence ATGAAGTTGAGAATACTCGTTGTTGACGATGAGCCTCAAATTCGTAAACAGCTTAAGATAGGCCTGAGCGGCTATGGTTATGATGTGCTGATTGCTTCTAATGGTGAGGAAGCGCTGATCACGGCGGCCCAACAACAGCCCGATATGATCATCCTTGATATTTCGCTGGGTTCGGAGCCAGATGGCATTGAAGTTTGCCGGCAACTGCGCGAGTGGTCCAAAGTGCCGATTATCATGCTTTCAGTCCACAATGAGGATAAGCTCAAGGTGAAGGCGCTGCATATTGGCGCTGATGATTACCTGACGAAGCCGTTCAGCATGGAGGAGCTTGAAGCCCGGATTCAGGCTATTTTGCGGCGCATGGCAACAGCGCCAGGGACTAATCCCCAGGCGGAAATCCGTGTGGGGGACCTGTATATGAACCTGGCACAGCGTATTGTGACGATCCAGGGGGAAGACGTGCATCTGACGCCGACGGAGTACAATTTGCTCCGGCTGTTGGCGACCAACCCCGGCAAAGTCCTGACGCATCGCGCTATATTGCAGAAGGTTTGGGGGCCTGAATACGCAGAGATGAGCCATTATGTGCGGGTCTTCATCAATCAACTGCGCCGAAAACTGAAAGAAAATCCGGCGCGGAACGTGCGGTATATCCTCAACGAGCCAGGTGTTGGCTATCGCTTCGTCGACATTGAATAA
- a CDS encoding SIS domain-containing protein, translated as MPASYTQKEIATQLDAWNNALQTLHQQQGAIQDFWQGNPYDYIIFTGCGSTHYLSLTAANLMQTKLGVLSRAVPASELLLNPGSVYIEGKRPLLITISRSAETTETVLAARDFQKRYGDHIVAITCYDNRPLNDLASLVLVAPAGQEESVAQTRSFSSMLVLVEGMINILSGAPIESVTYALTHDAIENLHAFASPYSNPEKFNQYFYLGSGPQFGIASEAMLKMKEMSLTHAEAYHPLEFRHGPMSMVDEQTLVVGLFGENDYQAGKEVLIQMAGLGATTLCIAPHAEADYRINLEHSTPHMVQYMPLIQWLAFSRAAQKNLNPDQPRNLASVVHLQDGVSLG; from the coding sequence ATGCCAGCAAGCTATACGCAGAAAGAAATCGCCACTCAGTTGGATGCCTGGAATAATGCACTCCAGACGTTGCATCAACAACAAGGTGCTATTCAAGATTTCTGGCAGGGCAACCCATACGATTACATTATTTTTACTGGCTGTGGTTCGACTCATTACCTCTCGTTGACAGCAGCGAACCTGATGCAGACAAAGCTCGGTGTGTTGTCGCGCGCTGTGCCCGCTTCGGAGTTACTCCTCAATCCGGGCAGCGTCTATATAGAAGGAAAACGCCCGCTGCTCATCACAATCTCGCGCTCCGCGGAGACGACAGAGACAGTTCTGGCTGCGCGCGACTTCCAGAAGCGTTACGGCGATCACATCGTCGCCATCACGTGTTATGACAATCGCCCGCTCAATGATCTGGCGAGCCTGGTACTTGTCGCACCAGCAGGCCAGGAAGAGAGCGTCGCTCAGACGCGGTCGTTCTCATCCATGCTGGTACTCGTGGAGGGTATGATCAATATCCTGAGTGGGGCCCCTATCGAGTCGGTCACATATGCACTGACCCATGACGCAATCGAAAATCTACATGCCTTTGCGAGCCCTTATAGCAACCCGGAAAAATTCAACCAATACTTTTACCTGGGGAGCGGCCCTCAGTTTGGCATCGCGTCAGAAGCCATGTTGAAGATGAAGGAAATGTCACTCACCCATGCAGAAGCTTATCACCCGCTAGAGTTCCGGCATGGCCCTATGTCTATGGTTGATGAACAGACCCTCGTCGTTGGCTTATTCGGGGAAAACGACTATCAAGCAGGGAAAGAAGTGCTGATACAGATGGCTGGCCTGGGTGCAACCACCCTGTGTATTGCACCACATGCTGAAGCAGATTACCGAATCAACCTGGAACACTCGACACCGCACATGGTGCAGTATATGCCGCTTATACAGTGGCTTGCTTTCTCCCGCGCCGCTCAAAAGAACCTGAACCCCGATCAGCCGCGTAACCTTGCGTCTGTGGTGCATTTGCAGGACGGCGTTTCATTGGGATAA
- a CDS encoding carbohydrate ABC transporter permease, with protein sequence MMDGIDLHAFRLYWLMIWAVVGSGITPLIFDRRNRNPWWGAVTGLVVGVASGQIFGYGLLWVLYGPMPNLATWASMLGGLVLLIPLWFLIPAADKTHIQHRGFVAGTVTPLMFYLLILSVFPLLWAFILAFFDYSPREIGGPILGLGGNNPFVGLEHFQTMLSATRDGRTFRNSMGNTLAFTALVLPLNLMITVPLAVMIESVHRLLKPVFRTIYFLPVVTSSVGVAVMWGYIFHAQYGLLNNVFSEIGLAPVAWLQDQRATVLGFPAALFAVVIAYLWQDFGYNLVIFIAALQGISESFKEAARVDGASSLQIFWHITLPLLRPTILLTSVLTVISSFQVFDIIQVMTQGGPGRPDSSPTRVLVLDIYENAFRFENMGWAAAISVVMFGFIAVITFIQSRVLRTDWEY encoded by the coding sequence ATGATGGATGGGATTGACCTACATGCATTTCGCCTGTATTGGCTCATGATCTGGGCAGTAGTCGGAAGTGGCATTACCCCACTGATTTTTGATCGCCGGAATCGCAACCCCTGGTGGGGGGCCGTCACGGGATTGGTCGTGGGGGTGGCTTCTGGGCAGATCTTTGGTTATGGCTTGCTGTGGGTACTATATGGGCCCATGCCCAACCTGGCTACGTGGGCCAGTATGCTTGGCGGGCTTGTGCTGCTCATTCCTTTATGGTTCCTGATACCTGCAGCAGATAAGACCCATATTCAACACCGTGGCTTCGTCGCAGGGACCGTTACCCCGTTAATGTTCTACTTGCTCATATTGAGCGTTTTCCCCTTGTTATGGGCGTTTATTCTGGCATTTTTCGATTATAGCCCGCGCGAAATTGGCGGGCCGATATTGGGGCTTGGGGGGAACAATCCCTTCGTTGGCCTGGAGCACTTCCAGACGATGTTGAGCGCTACCCGTGATGGCCGGACGTTCCGTAATAGCATGGGGAATACACTGGCATTTACGGCGCTGGTGCTGCCGCTCAACCTGATGATTACGGTCCCCCTCGCCGTGATGATTGAATCTGTGCATCGGCTCTTAAAACCCGTCTTTAGGACAATCTACTTCCTGCCTGTCGTGACTTCTAGCGTGGGGGTGGCCGTGATGTGGGGCTATATCTTCCATGCTCAATATGGCTTATTAAACAATGTCTTTAGTGAGATTGGCTTGGCCCCGGTGGCGTGGTTACAGGACCAACGAGCAACGGTTCTAGGGTTCCCGGCGGCGTTATTTGCTGTTGTCATCGCATATTTATGGCAGGACTTTGGCTACAACCTCGTTATTTTCATTGCCGCCCTCCAGGGCATCTCAGAAAGTTTTAAAGAGGCGGCCAGGGTCGACGGGGCTAGTTCTTTGCAGATTTTCTGGCACATCACACTGCCGCTTTTACGCCCCACTATCCTGCTGACTTCTGTGCTGACCGTGATTTCTTCATTCCAGGTCTTTGACATCATCCAGGTGATGACGCAGGGTGGCCCCGGTAGGCCGGATAGCAGCCCGACGCGGGTTCTCGTCCTGGATATTTATGAGAATGCCTTCCGGTTCGAGAACATGGGCTGGGCAGCGGCTATATCGGTGGTGATGTTTGGCTTCATCGCGGTCATTACTTTTATTCAATCACGGGTCCTACGGACTGATTGGGAGTATTAA
- a CDS encoding extracellular solute-binding protein encodes MKKLTGLLLALLVLSFGVSAQDEITLRLWAHQEGAFNAATQALIDAYMAENPNVTIEMETFEYDLYIQTLQTAMPAGDEADILGLFGSWVCSYSERLAPMPDGLVDTSVFFEAPMDGYTCGDAVYGLPQEFNLEYGAVLTNQAMFEAAGLAYPPTWETWDAFLSDAQALTQTGEDGAMTVTGYHFTNADAITFAFLAGILQNGGSYWNEDMSAFTFNTPEAQASLQHMVNMVEAGIVDPVLFNDSANWGGSAFFTDQASMVLIGPWAVQYGLADFPDFGEFDYVALPSFGEEPVFAADSGWGLSVSQNSSNADVAWDFVQFATTNAENALQWNIGSGTIPALRELVENEDYTSQLLSELPWLEAVLPELEYGQYIGEMPDRDLVFYDIIYPTILDTLQGMLSVEDALIYIEEDANASFE; translated from the coding sequence ATGAAAAAACTTACAGGTTTGCTGCTCGCACTGCTGGTTTTGAGTTTTGGCGTCTCCGCACAGGATGAGATCACATTACGTTTATGGGCACATCAGGAAGGGGCATTTAACGCCGCAACACAGGCATTGATTGACGCCTACATGGCGGAAAACCCCAATGTCACCATCGAAATGGAGACGTTTGAATACGATCTATACATTCAGACGTTGCAGACGGCCATGCCTGCTGGTGACGAAGCCGATATCCTGGGCCTGTTTGGCTCCTGGGTATGCAGCTATTCGGAACGCCTCGCCCCGATGCCTGATGGGCTGGTGGATACGTCGGTGTTCTTCGAAGCGCCAATGGACGGCTATACATGTGGTGATGCTGTCTATGGCTTGCCGCAGGAATTTAATCTCGAATATGGTGCTGTTCTGACGAATCAGGCTATGTTCGAGGCCGCAGGGCTGGCCTACCCGCCCACCTGGGAAACCTGGGATGCCTTCCTCAGTGATGCTCAAGCCCTTACCCAGACGGGCGAAGATGGCGCGATGACGGTGACGGGGTATCACTTCACCAATGCAGACGCCATTACGTTCGCCTTCCTGGCGGGTATTTTGCAGAATGGCGGCAGCTACTGGAACGAAGACATGAGCGCATTCACCTTCAATACGCCAGAAGCGCAGGCTTCTTTGCAGCACATGGTGAATATGGTCGAGGCCGGTATTGTTGACCCCGTGTTATTCAATGATTCCGCCAATTGGGGCGGCAGCGCCTTCTTTACGGATCAGGCTTCTATGGTGCTGATTGGCCCTTGGGCCGTGCAGTATGGTCTGGCGGATTTCCCCGATTTTGGTGAGTTTGATTATGTGGCTTTGCCGAGCTTCGGCGAGGAACCTGTTTTTGCTGCGGATTCCGGCTGGGGGCTGAGCGTTTCCCAGAATAGCAGCAATGCCGATGTCGCCTGGGATTTCGTCCAGTTTGCCACAACCAATGCTGAAAACGCCCTGCAATGGAATATTGGCTCTGGCACAATCCCGGCCCTGCGCGAACTCGTCGAAAATGAAGACTACACCAGCCAGCTCTTAAGTGAACTACCCTGGTTAGAGGCTGTCCTGCCTGAATTGGAATACGGCCAATACATTGGCGAGATGCCAGATCGTGACCTGGTTTTCTACGACATTATCTACCCAACTATTCTCGATACACTGCAAGGGATGCTGAGCGTCGAAGATGCCCTGATCTACATCGAAGAAGATGCGAACGCTTCTTTTGAATAG
- a CDS encoding MJ1477/TM1410 family putative glycoside hydrolase produces MTLRLKKLRRIVVLFSVICVGLFSVHIVAQEDTPSSPPERDWQAVNDYIIQLQRARAERLAPTAYDLVIADIALAGNSPENIEALRHSEGGDKLVVAYMSIGQAATFQYYWQPEWRRDSEQFPDWADEPDGMWAGDIWVHYWDPQWQEIILTGADAYLDRIIDMGFDGVLLDRVDAATYYEEQGRETAYAEMVDFVMAITEHARTRSPEFGVFTINGEDIPLRFPESGYMEAVTGILVESLHYGYPRDNALSDTAWTAQREAMLDEWVDAGKLVLVVDYSLYPEHIADAYTKSRAHGYIPYAADRSLGRMLIHEGHEPD; encoded by the coding sequence ATGACGTTACGCTTGAAGAAACTACGGCGCATAGTCGTCTTGTTCAGTGTCATTTGCGTAGGACTGTTCTCGGTGCACATTGTCGCGCAGGAAGATACGCCATCCTCCCCGCCAGAACGCGATTGGCAAGCGGTTAATGATTATATTATTCAATTGCAGCGAGCACGGGCGGAGCGTCTGGCACCGACGGCTTATGACCTGGTGATTGCGGATATCGCCCTCGCAGGCAACAGCCCAGAAAATATTGAGGCTCTGCGTCATAGTGAAGGTGGTGATAAGCTCGTCGTTGCTTACATGAGTATTGGGCAGGCGGCGACCTTCCAATATTACTGGCAGCCAGAATGGCGGCGCGATAGCGAGCAGTTCCCTGATTGGGCCGATGAGCCAGATGGTATGTGGGCAGGCGATATTTGGGTTCACTATTGGGACCCCCAATGGCAGGAAATCATCCTGACGGGGGCGGATGCCTATCTGGACCGCATTATTGATATGGGCTTCGATGGTGTGCTGTTGGATCGTGTCGATGCGGCGACCTATTACGAGGAACAAGGCCGTGAAACAGCCTATGCTGAGATGGTCGATTTCGTGATGGCGATCACGGAACATGCCCGCACGCGCTCCCCGGAATTTGGTGTATTCACCATCAACGGCGAGGATATTCCTTTGCGCTTCCCGGAATCCGGCTACATGGAAGCCGTCACAGGCATACTCGTAGAGAGTTTGCATTACGGTTATCCGCGTGATAATGCACTCTCGGATACAGCATGGACTGCACAACGTGAAGCGATGCTCGATGAATGGGTGGATGCGGGTAAGCTCGTCCTTGTGGTGGACTACAGCCTGTACCCGGAGCACATCGCGGATGCTTATACAAAATCACGGGCGCATGGCTACATCCCTTATGCGGCGGATCGCAGTTTGGGGCGGATGCTCATCCACGAAGGCCATGAACCGGATTAA
- a CDS encoding carbohydrate ABC transporter permease: MSADSLYNPMIEQTVTPVRHRKRLLSGENLIVYIILTVGCLITLIPFIWTILASFKTHAEIINPAETTFLPREFTTENYETILSDETLPLGRFYFNSAFIAVGNVITLSITSSIFGYVFAKFNFRYKRALYVYILATMMIPFQLTMIPSYLILLEFNLTNNIIGMVALSWFDAFGIFLMRQFIASIPDDLLDAARVDGASEWRIYFRIVLPQIMPAMATYGTLVFISNWNAYLWPLIVLRDVDVRTLPIILTWYNDRHTSNLGLQMAASVLIVMPILVVYLFLQRWIVRGFTMSGLK, encoded by the coding sequence ATGTCAGCAGATTCTTTGTATAACCCCATGATTGAGCAAACTGTGACGCCGGTACGCCATCGCAAGCGGCTTCTCTCTGGCGAAAATCTCATTGTCTACATCATCCTGACGGTGGGATGTTTGATTACGCTGATCCCTTTCATCTGGACGATTCTCGCTTCGTTCAAGACCCATGCGGAGATCATCAACCCCGCAGAGACGACTTTTTTACCCAGGGAATTCACCACAGAAAATTATGAGACTATCCTCTCTGATGAGACACTCCCTCTTGGGCGCTTTTACTTCAACAGTGCCTTCATCGCCGTGGGTAACGTCATTACTTTGTCCATCACCAGCTCGATCTTTGGCTATGTCTTTGCGAAGTTCAACTTTCGCTATAAGCGCGCGCTATATGTTTATATCCTGGCGACGATGATGATTCCGTTCCAACTGACGATGATCCCGTCTTATCTCATCTTGTTGGAGTTCAACCTGACGAATAATATCATCGGCATGGTGGCGCTGAGCTGGTTTGATGCGTTTGGTATCTTCCTGATGCGGCAGTTTATCGCCAGTATCCCCGATGATCTATTGGATGCTGCGCGCGTCGATGGTGCTTCTGAGTGGCGCATTTACTTCAGAATTGTGCTGCCACAAATCATGCCAGCTATGGCGACTTATGGCACGCTGGTCTTCATCAGCAATTGGAATGCTTATTTGTGGCCCCTGATTGTTTTGCGTGATGTGGACGTGCGCACATTGCCTATCATCCTGACGTGGTATAACGACCGCCACACATCCAACCTGGGTTTGCAGATGGCCGCTTCCGTGCTCATTGTCATGCCTATCCTGGTGGTTTACCTCTTCTTACAGCGGTGGATTGTCCGTGGTTTTACGATGTCCGGCCTGAAGTAG